From Macrobrachium rosenbergii isolate ZJJX-2024 chromosome 22, ASM4041242v1, whole genome shotgun sequence, the proteins below share one genomic window:
- the LOC136850736 gene encoding uncharacterized protein, translated as MRATAQLAALGVIALTVFVAGAIGEGVDDDVTTTQGGDFDPHPLYKSLQARKRQLDKEEEEGDGTPKSVQDGDYGDSVDGYNLPDSYSSAPSYADPSLLSAVMTQADEANFRYPIQTTVPPATDLSASGSEVDPSLSQPETNEINPFELFPPQFHELLEIPLHTYANGSSYSPHTRQQSRPMGPFISKGYANTKIQGGIKVRPQAGQDTPQVAYSPKPVSGDRPEHSVSHDRGALPKSPISTTSKTTTRAREETTTAREETTTKTTTKATVTPEITTTITTTTPQTTSQTTTPRITTTTSQITTTATEAPKRKIYASPPPRSSGRPIITRRPTSNIHQTTPYTKPSHVSSQSSIIDEQDFLIPLEDTYPPETSHSTPYQYETDIHEDYLSEQDLQPKIPNSLPPLRYTRRPTTETSTTRYFTTTQSTSRPTITWTTTTTKPSYFSEVYDITERPTTTQLSEGKPYGTRIPPSTLSTNPTVNILSPVPVIPVHPQPQKEERVIPQPDTTSTTIATPKKEVEIFRPSKIDPYIRPRFPTTTYQPSYPPGHEYFSQNSPEVLPPVVNTYEVPTRPSLQSEKVERPASVPSPPSLPPPPQPPSLPFPPPPPPPSLAGPPSFPPPRPSTSIPHQSPPSQASSQPAFLPPPPPALPERPITSPSRKDRPALVPPRHERPLPLPPRRERPGLAPPPLPPPPEFLNNEIIPPLPPAPFFNSPPSFTRPPSERPTHPPSFRPPTQQAHVPHPRPGVTQFPTSSRPMRVPRPRPHNRPSIHPSIHPPFQKVHPAVTPPPLPHDLPEIEPGFTLPAEAGNLPKRPPQHNEIRRNHVENNAPNILPQFRPNAHQNHETFGFQGPSDRVFRPQPRPVRPDKRPPVSKRPSFLENFSFFGRTPVNRRRGETGPRSDINNPTDKAPNKQNMVDKTAGIHYQLTHGPLPKNAQRVVVIGPFKEPPPGAPIIPPPKNNMIPHVNLSMQPPPPPPPLPSRKVSPPPLLNHENLSQELPSSNAGHFDQAADRMGPGHLLNQNIPQESKSQMNSPAEVPIQKGGKQEAPDVIYGQPFHSGANRRGPSAPSTDPTSQPKFNVMEEVSEEDKEAIIAGKFRFPPMSVDRYGAGDDSALPQNVIPFQYQ; from the exons ATGAGAGCAACAGCCCAATTGGCGGCTTTGGGCGTGATAGCACTGACGGTTTTCGTCGCGGGCGCGATAGGCGAGGGCGTAGACGATGACGTAACCACCACCCAGGGCGGCGATTTCGACCCCCACCCACTATACAAGTCCTTGCAGGCCAGGAAGAGACAGttagacaaggaagaagaagaaggagatggcaCTCCGAAGTCGGTTCAAGATGGCGATTACGGGGATTCTGTCGAC GGTTATAATCTCCCCGACTCCTACTCATCAGCGCCATCTTACGCCGATCCGTCACTTCTCTCAGCTGTTATGACACAGGCGGATGAAGCGAATTTTAG ATATCCAATTCAAACAACAGTGCCTCCGGCGACGGATCTCTCAGCCTCGGGAAGTGAAGTGGATCCCTCGCTGTCTCAGCCTGAGACGAATGAGATCAACCCTTTCGAGCTTTTCCCTCCACAATTCCACGAGCTTCTTGAAATTCCCCTTCACACTTACGCCAATGGTTCGTCGTACAGTCCTCACACCCGTCAGCAGAGTCGTCCGATGGGTCCGTTTATTTCGAAAGGTTATGCCAACACTAAGATTCAAGGCGGCATCAAAGTTCGACCCCAGGCGGGGCAAGACACTCCGCAAGTTGCCTACTCACCGAAGCCAGTGTCTGGCGACAGACCTGAGCACTCTGTTTCGCACGACCGAGGCGCATTgccaaaatcgccgatttctaCAACTTCCAAAACAACTACCAGAGCTAGAGAAGAAACAACTACAGCTAgagaagaaacaacaacaaagacaacTACAAAAGCAACTGTAACTCCTgagattactactactattactaccactactcCCCAGACTACTTCTCAGACTACTACTCCTAGAATAACCACTACAACTTCTCagattactactactgctacagaagctccaaaaagaaaaatttatgccTCACCACCTCCTCGCAGCTCTGGAAGGCCAATAATAACAAGGCGTCCCACATCAAATATTCACCAGACTACTCCTTACACTAAGCCATCTCATGTATCTTCACAGTCAAGTATTATTGATGAACAAGATTTTCTCATACCTTTGGAAGACACATATCCTCCTGAAACTTCTCATTCAACACCTTACCAGTATGAAACAGATATACATGAAGATTACTTAAGTGAACAGGACCTTCAGCCCAAAATTCCTAACAGTTTGCCTCCCTTGAGGTACACACGCCGTCCGACAACTGAAACCTCTACGACACGTTACTTTACTACAACACAGTCAACGTCTCGTCCTACAATTACATGGACAACTACAACCACAAAACCAAGTTATTTTTCTGAGGTCTATGACATTACAGAGCGACCAACTACAACACAGTTATCTGAGGGGAAACCTTATGGAACAAGAATTCCACCATCCACACTGAGTACAAATCCAACTGTTAATATACTAAGTCCAGTACCTGTAATTCCAGTGCACCCACAAcctcagaaagaagaaagagtaaTACCTCAGCCAGACACTACATCAACTACTATAGCCACACCAAAGAAAGAGGTGGAAATCTTCCGCCCTTCTAAAATTGATCCTTACATACGGCCTCGCTTCCCAACAACTACCTATCAGCCATCTTATCCACCAGGGCATGAATACTTCTCACAAAACTCTCCAGAGGTTTTGCCTCCAGTAGTGAACACCTATGAAGTACCTACAAGACCCTCACTGCAATCTGAAAAGGTTGAAAGGCCAGCTTCAGTACCATCACCACCTTCACTCCCACCACCTCCTCAACCACCAAGTCTacctttcccccctcctcctcctccaccatcacTTGCTGGGCCCCCATCTTTCCCACCTCCACGTCCATCTACAAGCATTCCACACCAGTCACCACCATCTCAAGCTAGCAGCCAACCAGCTttcctaccaccaccaccaccagcactGCCAGAGAGGCCAATAACATCACCATCACGAAAAGATAGGCCAGCACTAGTCCCACCACGACATGAAAGGCCATTACCACTTCCACCACGACGAGAGAGACCAGGGTTGGCCCCACCACCCCTGCCTCCTCCCCCAGAGTTTTTGAATAACGAGATAATACCACCACTTCCACCAGCACCTTTCTTTAATTCACCACCTTCATTCACTAGGCCACCTTCAGAAAGGCCAACTCATCCTCCATCTTTCAGACCCCCAACACAGCAAGCCCATGTTCCACACCCTAGGCCAGGAGTAACACAGTTCCCTACTTCCAGTCGTCCTATGAGAGTTCCAAGACCTCGACCTCATAACCGTCCTTCCATTCACCCTAGTATACATCCACCTTTCCAGAAAGTTCATCCTGCAGTCACCCCTCCACCATTACCTCATGATTTGCCAGAAATAGAACCTGGCTTTACATTACCAGCAGAAGCAGGAAATCTTCCAAAACGACCTCCACAACATAATGAAATACGAAGAAATCACGTAGAGAATAATGCCCCAAATATTCTTCCTCAATTCAGACCAAATGCACACCAAAATCATGAAACATTTGGTTTCCAAGGCCCTTCAGACAGAGTATTCAGACCTCAACCTCGTCCTGTAAGGCCTGATAAACGTCCACCTGTATCAAAACGGCCTTCATTCTTggaaaatttcagtttctttggACGTACCCCAGTTAACAGGCGCAGGGGTGAAACAGGCCCTAGGAGTGATATTAATAACCCAACAGATAAGGCTCCAAACAAGCAAAATATGGTAGATAAAACTGCAGGCATACATTATCAGTTGACCCATGGTCCTCTGCCAAAAAATGCCCAAAGAGTTGTAGTAATTGGACCTTTCAAAGAGCCTCCACCAGGTGCTCCAATAATCCCACCACCTAAGAATAATATGATCCCACATGTAAACTTATCTATGCAGCCacctccaccacctccacctcTTCCAAGCAGAAAAGTTTCACCTCCACCATTgttaaatcatgaaaatttatcTCAAGAGCTACCTTCATCTAACGCAGGCCACTTTGACCAAGCAGCTGATCGTATGGGTCCAGGTCATTTATTAAACCAAAACATCCCTCAAGAGTCAAAAAGCCAAATGAATTCCCCAGCAGAGGTTCCAATACAGAAAGGTGGAAAACAAGAGGCACCTGATGTCATCTATGGCCAACCATTCCACTCAGGAGCAAACAGAAGGGGTCCCTCAGCACCAAGCACAGATCCCACATCTCAGCCGAAATTTAATGTAATGGAAGAAGTTagtgaagaagataaagaagcaaTCATAGCTGGAAAGTTCAGATTCCCACCAATGTCAGTAGACAGATATGGTGCAGGAGATGACTCTGCATTGCCACAAAATGTCATTCCTTTCCAGTACCAATAA
- the LOC136850459 gene encoding putative uncharacterized protein DDB_G0290521: protein MTPDDNSAAKWSIFGFGAPPKPRSPPPVPEPLTAEPSQIQRNPLPKASALRSSPPVPSNLLNLKNQQSVPNHGTQKENPSRYSRPASYAHPSQTSDSTNTQQNHLTENNYHNINNSLTTEPATTTPTPKVVTFMPFSVSSVTSKSFNPRPVYRHTTTTTESPATVTERPHPTTTTARTETTPTQSPSTPQPVTPMRITEYPSSNYHIVNRKETENIGDGGFKAPVISSSAYSGWQAVGAPRLPSTGPGDGLSPVVSYVKENIPDILIKPTANTNTYQNDDDDTDVVTGVISDRMGLVDDGDDGQLVKYSSRFNVETPGIVRSYWVKPPTLA, encoded by the coding sequence ATGACACCAGATGATAACTCTGCTGCTAAATGGTCAATATTCGGATTTGGGGCCCCACCTAAACCAAGATCACCTCCACCAGTTCCAGAACCCTTGACTGCTGAGCCATCCCAAATCCAAAGAAATCCTTTGCCTAAAGCAAGTGCACTTCGTTCTTCACCACCTGTTCCTTCCAACTTACTAAACTTGAAGAATCAGCAAAGTGTGCCAAATCATGGCACCCAAAAAGAAAATCCATCAAGATATAGTCGACCAGCCTCATATGCACATCCCTCACAGACCTCTGATTCAACAAATACACAACAGAATCACTTAACTGAAAATAACTACCACAACATTAACAACAGTCTTACCACAGAACCGGCAACGACCACACCAACTCCAAAAGTAGTTACATTCATGCCATTTTCAGTTTCAAGTGTAACATCTAAATCTTTTAATCCAAGACCTGTTTACCGCcacacaacaacaaccacagaGAGTCCAGCAACAGTGACAGAGAGACCCCATCCCACTACAACCACTGCGAGAACAGAAACCACACCAACGCAGAGTCCTTCCACACCCCAGCCAGTAACACCTATGCGTATTACAGAGTACCCATCCAGTAATTACCACATTGTAAACAGGAAAGAGACTGAAAATATTGGAGATGGTGGCTTCAAAGCACCAGTCATATCATCATCAGCATACTCAGGATGGCAAGCTGTGGGCGCACCACGACTACCATCAACTGGTCCAGGAGATGGCTTAAGTCCTGTGGTGTCCTACGTGAAAGAAAACATTCCCGATATTCTTATAAAGCCTAcagcaaatacaaatacataccaAAACGACGATGATGATACTGATGTTGTAACAGGGGTCATCAGTGATAGAATGGGCCTAgtggatgatggtgatgatggccAACTCGTCAAGTATTCATCTCGATTTAACGTCGAAACACCTGGAATCGTGAGAAGTTACTGGGTTAAGCCCCCAACACTTGCTTAA